The following coding sequences lie in one Apium graveolens cultivar Ventura chromosome 3, ASM990537v1, whole genome shotgun sequence genomic window:
- the LOC141711105 gene encoding phylloplanin-like, with amino-acid sequence MASYTSTLFLIVWVAISALMVPPSTAIDIGLSPVPSVTDEIIIRGIVYCQINVTLSPNGTVPDNTPRFPNATVLLQCGISVVANTTTNELGVFNFLLNPLQILLQNLPRCNIVVDTPLAECNATLPGNAKLVAGLIPSTTGSNGLLRMFIPSLFRLVFN; translated from the exons ATGGCTTCCTACACCAGCACCCTCTTCCTTATCGTCTGGGTTGCCATTTCTGCACTAATGGTGCCTCCCTCCACTGCCATAGACATTGGACTTTCGCCTGTTCCAAGTGTGACTGATGAGATCATAATTAGGGGAATCGTGTATTGTCAGATCAATGTTACTCTTTCACCCAATGGCACTGTCCCTGACAACACCCCAAGATTCCCCA ATGCTACAGTACTGTTGCAGTGCGGAATTAGTGTTGTTGCAaatacaacaacaaatgaatTAGGGGTTTTTAACTTTCTTTTGAACCCTCTTCAAATCCTTCTCCAAAACCTTCCGCGTTGTAATATAGTTGTTGACACGCCGCTGGCTGAATGCAACGCCACCCTCCCCGGAAATGCAAAACTTGTAGCGGGCCTAATTCCAAGCACCACCGGTAGCAACGGTCTTCTCCGCATGTTCATCCCTTCTCTTTTCCGCTTGGTATTTAATTAG